One Candidatus Neomarinimicrobiota bacterium genomic window, GAATAAATTTAACATCCGGACCATCCTTTGGCATTGGTGGCGGGGCATCTAAAACATCATATTCTTCAAAACTGAATTCCTCTAAAGTGAGATCATCTGAAATATCCTCTGTTTCCGCTGCAATAGGTATTGATGGTCTAGTAGGTCGCGGCAAATTTTCAAGCTTTTGATGGGTCAAGGGTATATCAATCTGGTCAATATCTTTATAAGTATATTCTTCAATGTCAAATTGACTTCCCGATAATTTTGGGTATCGTAAAAATAATACTGTAATAATAATTATACTTAAAAAAAATGATAATCGAGTAATGATAATTTCATTTTTCGCCATTTTAATCGAATATTGATGTTTTTTTATCACGATATTAGGACCATTTTATCTTTATTTAAATTACAGTATTAATTTATTAATAGCAATTCATTCTGCCGTTCTGAACGATAAAATACTTTTAAAATTCCTTGTTGAGTTTTAATGTAAATAACGCTTATTCTTTGCAGTTCTTTTTTTACAAAATCTAACGAAGTGAGGTTTAATCAATATGAGCAGTTTTGATTCATCGGTTATAAAAGATAAATGCCAACTTTATGGGCTTGTCACCCTACGCGTACTCATCGGTTGGCATTTTTTGTTCGAAGGAATTTCCAAAATAATTAACCCATACTGGTCGTCAGCAGCCTATCTTTTAGATTCAAAATGGATCTTTTCAGGATTAGCAAAAACGATTGTTTCCAACCCTACCCTTTTGGGCATTTCAGATTATGTAAATATGTGGGGACTTACATTTGTTGGTATTTCTTTACTCTTAGGATTATTCAGCCGCTATGGTGCTTTAATCGGAATGGTGTTCGTTTCTCTTTATTACCTATTTGCCCCACCCCTCCTCGGTTTAGAATATGGCCGTCCAGGTGAAGGCAGTTATCTTATTGTAAACAAAAACCTCATTGAAGCTTGTGCACTTTGGGTAATCTATTGTTTCCCCACCAGTCAAATCATCGGTTTGGATCGTTTCTTTTCCAAACTAGAATCAAATTAAAGGGAGTTTGTTATGAGCGATCAACCGAACAAACAAAATCAAACAAATTTAGAACGCCGAGACATTATAAAAGGTCTTGCCACTGTGCCCGTATTTGGCCTTTTCTTGGCAAACCTCTGGCGGAAAATGAGTCGTGATGCGGCCAAAAAAGCCAACCTGCTTTCCAACTTAATCCAAGAAAAATCTGCCCCCGCAGTAATTAGTGGATTGTCAGATAGTAAACATTTGAACATTGGCGTAATTGGATACGGCGGTCGAGGCGGTCATTTGGTCCGCGGTGCTGGATTTGCTACTCCGAGCTGGACAGACCGAGCTTCGGAAAATGCGCGAAAGAATAAACTGGACAAGGGATTTGCAACCTTCATGTCCCAAGAAGATTTGAATGTATCCCTTGTGGGAGTGTGCGATTTATTTGATGTAAATGCAAATAATGGTATTGCCGCTTCCGCCAATGAAGTTCGCCCCGGTAGCAAACCGAGTAAGTCTGCTGTTCGGTACCGTCACTATAAAGAATTGCTCGCCAATGATGAAATTGATGCGGTCATTATTGCCACACCGGACCACTGGCATTCCCGTATTTCTATTGATGCGGCCAAAGCTGGGAAACATGTCTATTGCGAGAAAGGAATGACCCGAACTTTTGATGAGGCAGTAGATGTTTACGATACAATAATAGAAACAGGAATTAAATTTCAGCTTGGTCACCAGAACCGCCAGGTAGAAGCAAATGAAAAAGCAAAGCAAATCATTAAACAGGGTCTCCTTGGTCCTATCAATATGGTTGAACTGACCACCAACCGAAACTCTCCATGGGGCGCATGGGTTTGGAATATCCACCCTGATGCCAACGCCAAAACGCTCGATTGGGACATGTTCCAGGAACCATCACCCAACAAAATTCCCTTTGGTAAAGAAGCACTAGAGCGTTTCTTCCGCTGGCGCTGTTGGTATGACTATGGCACTGGACTTTCCGGAGATTTATTCTCTCATGATTTTGATGCATTAAATCAGATTATGGACATTGGTATACCAAAATATGCATCTTCAACAGGTGGTATCTATTTTTACAAAGACGGCCGTGATGTACCTGACGTTTGGAATGCAACTTTGGAATATCCGGATAAGGATTTAACTGTTCTATACAGTGCTACCCTTTCCAGCAATAATCCTCGTGGAAACCGGATTATGGGTCACGATGCCACCATGCAAATGGGCGGTCAAAGCGGTGGTGGATCTGTCCATGGATTTGTAGTGACGGCAGACTCCGAATCCACCCAATATAAAGAACGGCTACAGAGTGGTATCATAAATCCGAAATACCCAATTTACACTTATTCGCCAGGGTCAAAACAGATTGATGGTGTAACATCAGCCACTTCTCGTTATTTCGCGAATAAGGGACTTCTTTACACCTATCGCGAAGGAAAGCG contains:
- a CDS encoding Gfo/Idh/MocA family oxidoreductase, which codes for MSDQPNKQNQTNLERRDIIKGLATVPVFGLFLANLWRKMSRDAAKKANLLSNLIQEKSAPAVISGLSDSKHLNIGVIGYGGRGGHLVRGAGFATPSWTDRASENARKNKLDKGFATFMSQEDLNVSLVGVCDLFDVNANNGIAASANEVRPGSKPSKSAVRYRHYKELLANDEIDAVIIATPDHWHSRISIDAAKAGKHVYCEKGMTRTFDEAVDVYDTIIETGIKFQLGHQNRQVEANEKAKQIIKQGLLGPINMVELTTNRNSPWGAWVWNIHPDANAKTLDWDMFQEPSPNKIPFGKEALERFFRWRCWYDYGTGLSGDLFSHDFDALNQIMDIGIPKYASSTGGIYFYKDGRDVPDVWNATLEYPDKDLTVLYSATLSSNNPRGNRIMGHDATMQMGGQSGGGSVHGFVVTADSESTQYKERLQSGIINPKYPIYTYSPGSKQIDGVTSATSRYFANKGLLYTYREGKRVDPTHLHIKDWLDSIRNDGTPKCNIEVAFHEAVACHMATESYFQGRRIEWDPVNRKLI
- a CDS encoding DoxX family protein; this encodes MSSFDSSVIKDKCQLYGLVTLRVLIGWHFLFEGISKIINPYWSSAAYLLDSKWIFSGLAKTIVSNPTLLGISDYVNMWGLTFVGISLLLGLFSRYGALIGMVFVSLYYLFAPPLLGLEYGRPGEGSYLIVNKNLIEACALWVIYCFPTSQIIGLDRFFSKLESN
- a CDS encoding energy transducer TonB translates to MIKKHQYSIKMAKNEIIITRLSFFLSIIIITVLFLRYPKLSGSQFDIEEYTYKDIDQIDIPLTHQKLENLPRPTRPSIPIAAETEDISDDLTLEEFSFEEYDVLDAPPPMPKDGPDVKFIPYDEPPMPIGGYSAIKKNLIYPEMAREAGIEGDVFVQFFVDKKGRVRDTIVIKGIPDTGLDEAACDAIRKTRFIPAKQREIPVGVWISVPVRFKLNK